One region of Jatrophihabitans cynanchi genomic DNA includes:
- a CDS encoding MBL fold metallo-hydrolase, whose protein sequence is MQLTKFTHSCVRFDDADRSLVIDPGVFSEVDEALDGAGAVLITHEHADHIDTEKVLAAARKDPRLRIWAPAGVAASLGELGEQVVAVGAGEQFDAAGFDVRTFGGQHAVIHPSIPVVANVGYLIAGVAHPGDSLIVPTEDVDVLLLPVNAPWSKLSEVIDYAIAVRAPRVHQIHDGLMNQFGYGIVERQVTALAGAYGPQYQHLDPRTTVSV, encoded by the coding sequence GTGCAGCTCACCAAGTTCACTCATTCCTGCGTCCGGTTCGACGACGCCGACCGCTCGCTGGTCATCGACCCGGGCGTGTTCAGCGAGGTCGACGAGGCGCTGGACGGCGCCGGCGCGGTGCTGATCACGCACGAGCACGCCGACCACATCGACACCGAGAAGGTGCTCGCCGCGGCGCGCAAGGATCCGCGGCTGCGCATCTGGGCGCCAGCGGGAGTCGCCGCTTCGCTGGGCGAACTCGGCGAGCAGGTCGTGGCCGTGGGCGCCGGCGAGCAGTTCGACGCGGCCGGATTCGACGTCCGCACCTTCGGCGGCCAGCACGCGGTGATCCACCCGAGCATCCCGGTAGTCGCCAACGTCGGGTACTTGATTGCGGGGGTCGCCCACCCGGGGGACTCGCTGATCGTCCCGACCGAGGACGTCGACGTGCTGCTGCTGCCGGTCAACGCCCCGTGGTCGAAGCTGTCCGAGGTGATCGACTACGCGATCGCGGTGCGCGCCCCGCGCGTGCATCAGATCCACGACGGCCTGATGAACCAGTTCGGCTACGGCATCGTGGAGCGGCAGGTCACCGCGCTCGCCGGCGCGTACGGACCGCAGTACCAGCACCTGGATCCGCGGACCACCGTCAGCGTCTGA
- a CDS encoding helix-turn-helix transcriptional regulator, giving the protein MTSTLSTVGTTAVRRSPDEIRREELSAFLRSRRERIAPEQVGVPHSGRRRTPGLRREEVAQLAGVGVTWYTWLEQGRDIRVSEQVLEAIARTLLLDRDERAHLFTLAGASDQSLAHECAAVSPQLHALLAQLSPFPACVVNGKYDILAYNRTYGRLAGNLDEVPIEQRNCMWLLFTDPVWRKAFVDWDDATSRMTANLRVLYADHITEPSWKALVGRLRAASPEFAELWARHDVRGIENKRKRYRTELVGMLHLDATNAWLAPKSGTRLLAYTPGDAETQRRLETMARLIEEGH; this is encoded by the coding sequence ATGACATCGACGCTCAGCACGGTCGGCACCACCGCCGTCCGGCGCAGCCCCGACGAGATCAGGCGCGAGGAGCTGTCGGCGTTCCTGCGCAGCCGCCGCGAGCGCATCGCGCCCGAGCAGGTCGGCGTGCCGCACTCCGGGCGACGCCGCACGCCGGGCCTGCGGCGCGAGGAGGTCGCCCAGCTCGCCGGGGTGGGCGTCACCTGGTACACCTGGCTCGAGCAGGGCCGTGATATCCGGGTCAGCGAGCAGGTGCTGGAGGCGATCGCTCGCACGCTGCTGCTCGACCGGGACGAGCGCGCGCACCTGTTCACGCTCGCCGGCGCGTCCGACCAGAGCCTGGCGCACGAGTGTGCGGCCGTCAGCCCGCAGCTGCACGCACTGCTCGCCCAGCTCAGCCCGTTCCCCGCCTGCGTCGTGAACGGCAAGTACGACATCCTGGCCTACAACCGCACCTACGGCCGGCTGGCAGGCAACCTGGACGAGGTGCCGATCGAGCAGCGCAACTGCATGTGGCTGCTGTTCACCGACCCGGTGTGGCGCAAGGCGTTCGTCGACTGGGACGACGCCACGTCCCGGATGACGGCCAACTTGCGCGTGCTGTACGCCGACCACATCACTGAGCCCTCCTGGAAGGCGCTGGTCGGCAGGCTGCGCGCCGCCTCGCCCGAGTTCGCCGAGCTGTGGGCCCGGCACGACGTGCGTGGCATCGAGAACAAGCGCAAGCGGTACCGGACCGAACTGGTCGGCATGCTGCACCTGGACGCGACGAACGCCTGGCTGGCGCCCAAGAGCGGAACCCGCCTGCTCGCCTACACTCCGGGCGACGCCGAGACCCAGCGCCGGCTGGAGACGATGGCGCGCCTGATCGAGGAGGGACACTGA
- a CDS encoding dipeptide/oligopeptide/nickel ABC transporter permease/ATP-binding protein, whose translation MPAPESRKRAVAARLFSVVRTPVGACAGALLLAVLLLAVLGPVLWSDRANAIDTDHILQGSSGAHWVGTDSLGRDIFYRVLVATRLSVGLALLATAIGVAIGLLLGAVPAVFGRRVGRLAAAVVNIAVAFPGLLLALFFAVVFGVGAKGAVLAIGVATAPGFARLVQTLVAGVAARDYVAAARIAGVGRVRLLARHILPNIAEPLVVNATMSAGGALLTFAGLSFLGLGVQAPQYDWGRLLGEGLNGIYVHPAAALAPGVAVVIAGLAFNLFGEAVARTIGLTVTGGGVVRRRVADDAPGDVADVEQLADAAVPAAGDQDADVLRVDGLRVQFPGADGPITPVRGVSFGIGRAEAVGVVGESGSGKSLTALAVAQLVDEPGRVIAQQLTFCGTDLLHGTARVHRQLLGTSFAMVFQDPMTSFNPTKRIGRQLAEVAEQHQGMSRSRAMERAVDRLRAVRVPAAERRARQYPHEFSGGMRQRAMIGMGVMGSPKLIVADEPTTALDVTVQQQVLRLLQAIRDADDVAILLISHDITVVGQMCDRVLVMYAGRIVEELPVAALRTDARHPYTRALLAAVPDMSTDRDAPLPVIPGRPVDPAHLPPGCPFAPRCERADARCRAADPELIELAGSGAGDVRRVACWHPYDGDADTDPSDDEPGQLGKRPRATVPAGDVHE comes from the coding sequence GTGCCGGCTCCCGAATCCCGCAAGCGCGCGGTGGCGGCGCGGCTTTTCTCCGTGGTGCGCACCCCGGTCGGCGCCTGCGCGGGCGCGCTGCTGCTCGCCGTGTTGCTGCTGGCGGTGCTCGGACCGGTGCTGTGGTCCGACCGCGCGAACGCGATCGACACCGACCACATCCTGCAGGGCTCGTCCGGCGCGCACTGGGTCGGCACCGACAGCCTGGGCCGCGACATCTTCTACCGGGTGCTCGTCGCCACCCGGCTGTCGGTCGGACTGGCGCTGCTCGCCACCGCGATCGGCGTGGCGATCGGCCTACTGCTCGGCGCGGTGCCCGCGGTGTTCGGCCGCCGCGTCGGGCGGCTGGCCGCCGCGGTCGTGAACATCGCGGTCGCGTTTCCCGGCCTGCTGCTCGCGCTGTTCTTCGCCGTCGTCTTCGGTGTCGGCGCGAAGGGCGCCGTGCTCGCTATCGGCGTGGCCACCGCGCCCGGATTCGCCCGGCTGGTGCAGACGCTCGTGGCCGGCGTGGCAGCGCGCGACTACGTCGCGGCCGCGCGCATCGCCGGCGTCGGGCGGGTCCGGTTGCTGGCCCGGCACATCCTGCCGAACATCGCCGAGCCGCTGGTCGTCAACGCCACGATGAGCGCCGGCGGCGCGCTGCTCACCTTCGCCGGGCTGTCCTTCCTGGGGCTGGGCGTGCAGGCGCCGCAGTACGACTGGGGCCGGCTGCTCGGCGAGGGGCTGAACGGGATCTACGTGCACCCGGCGGCGGCGCTCGCGCCCGGCGTCGCGGTCGTCATCGCCGGCCTAGCGTTCAATTTGTTCGGCGAGGCCGTCGCGCGCACGATCGGCCTGACCGTGACCGGCGGCGGCGTCGTGCGACGCCGGGTCGCCGACGATGCCCCGGGCGATGTCGCCGACGTCGAGCAGCTCGCCGACGCGGCGGTGCCTGCTGCCGGCGACCAGGACGCGGACGTGCTGCGCGTGGACGGTCTGCGGGTGCAGTTCCCCGGGGCGGACGGCCCGATCACCCCGGTGCGCGGGGTCAGCTTCGGCATCGGCCGCGCCGAGGCGGTCGGCGTGGTCGGGGAGTCCGGGTCCGGCAAGTCGTTGACCGCGCTCGCCGTCGCGCAGTTGGTGGACGAACCCGGCCGGGTGATCGCGCAGCAGTTGACGTTCTGCGGCACCGACCTGCTGCACGGCACCGCGCGCGTGCACCGGCAACTGCTGGGCACCAGCTTCGCGATGGTGTTCCAGGACCCGATGACCTCGTTCAATCCGACCAAGCGCATCGGCCGCCAGCTCGCCGAGGTCGCCGAGCAGCACCAGGGCATGAGCCGGTCGCGGGCAATGGAACGCGCGGTCGACCGGCTGCGCGCGGTGCGGGTGCCGGCGGCCGAGCGCCGCGCCCGCCAGTACCCGCACGAGTTCTCCGGCGGCATGCGCCAGCGCGCCATGATCGGCATGGGGGTGATGGGCAGCCCGAAGCTGATCGTCGCCGACGAGCCGACCACCGCGCTGGACGTCACGGTGCAGCAGCAGGTGTTGCGGCTGCTGCAGGCGATCCGGGACGCCGACGACGTCGCGATCCTGCTGATCAGCCACGACATCACCGTGGTGGGCCAGATGTGCGACCGGGTGCTGGTGATGTACGCCGGGCGGATCGTCGAGGAGCTGCCCGTGGCCGCGCTGCGCACCGACGCCAGGCATCCGTACACCCGCGCGCTGCTCGCGGCGGTGCCGGACATGAGCACCGACCGCGACGCGCCGCTGCCGGTCATCCCGGGCCGTCCCGTCGACCCGGCGCACCTGCCGCCGGGCTGCCCGTTCGCGCCGCGGTGCGAACGCGCCGACGCGCGCTGCCGCGCAGCGGACCCTGAGCTGATCGAGTTGGCCGGCTCCGGGGCGGGTGACGTGCGGCGGGTCGCTTGCTGGCACCCGTACGACGGCGACGCGGACACCGACCCGAGCGACGACGAACCGGGGCAGCTGGGCAAGCGGCCACGCGCCACCGTCCCGGCGGGAGACGTCCATGAGTGA
- a CDS encoding serine hydrolase domain-containing protein, with protein sequence MTDTTTRAGLADHVAALAGELGIPAVAVGIVHGDDELSTFHGITSVPNPLPVTEDTLFQFGSITKTYTATALVFLAEQGKVDLGAPVRRYVPELTLADESVARAVTVAQLLNHTSGWDGDFETDTGDGDDALARFVAKLADLEQQRPLGSAMSYSNTAFSLAGRVIEHVTGRSYEAAIADLIFTPLGQRDSYLRAADVMTRRFVVGHLQGEGGELRVARPWQLARNNNPAGGIVSTLADQLTWARFHLGDGTSSAGTRVLSADAVAGMREPTFEVAGGGPGEAIGTSWFLRTVDDVLLAGHGGTTAGQFSELLLVPEHRFAIVSATNSGPNGLQFNQEIIRWALQAYLGVIERDPEPVELDAAELARYTGEFETAATLAYVSAVDGGLVLRMELKPETKAELGEAVPDYPPFPLGILPGAGDEYVITSGPAKGLRGYFVLEPDGTASAVDLSGRVHTRRP encoded by the coding sequence GTGACCGATACGACGACCCGGGCCGGGCTGGCCGACCATGTAGCAGCGCTCGCCGGCGAACTCGGCATCCCCGCCGTCGCGGTGGGCATCGTCCACGGCGACGACGAACTGAGCACCTTCCACGGCATCACCAGCGTGCCGAACCCGCTGCCCGTCACCGAGGACACGCTGTTCCAGTTCGGCTCGATCACCAAGACGTACACCGCGACGGCCCTGGTGTTCCTGGCCGAGCAGGGAAAGGTCGACCTGGGCGCGCCGGTGCGCCGCTACGTCCCTGAGCTCACGCTCGCCGACGAGAGCGTCGCCCGGGCGGTGACCGTCGCCCAGCTGCTGAACCACACGTCCGGCTGGGACGGCGACTTCGAGACCGACACCGGTGACGGCGACGACGCGCTCGCCCGGTTCGTCGCCAAGCTGGCTGACCTGGAGCAGCAGCGCCCGCTCGGCAGCGCGATGTCGTACAGCAACACCGCGTTCTCGCTGGCCGGCCGGGTGATCGAGCACGTCACCGGGCGGAGCTACGAGGCCGCGATCGCCGACCTGATCTTCACCCCGCTGGGGCAACGCGATTCGTACCTGCGCGCCGCCGACGTGATGACCCGCCGCTTCGTGGTCGGGCACCTGCAGGGGGAGGGCGGCGAGCTGCGTGTTGCCCGCCCGTGGCAGCTCGCGCGAAACAACAATCCGGCCGGCGGCATCGTTTCCACCCTGGCCGACCAGCTGACCTGGGCCCGGTTCCACCTCGGCGACGGAACCTCGTCCGCCGGAACCAGGGTGCTGAGTGCGGACGCGGTGGCGGGGATGCGGGAGCCCACCTTCGAGGTGGCCGGCGGCGGTCCCGGCGAGGCGATCGGCACGTCGTGGTTCCTGCGCACCGTCGACGACGTGCTGCTGGCCGGGCACGGCGGCACGACGGCCGGCCAGTTCAGCGAGCTGCTGCTCGTGCCCGAGCACCGGTTCGCGATCGTCAGCGCCACCAATAGCGGGCCGAACGGGCTGCAGTTCAACCAGGAGATCATCCGCTGGGCGCTGCAGGCCTACCTCGGCGTGATCGAGCGCGACCCGGAGCCGGTCGAGCTCGATGCCGCCGAGCTGGCCCGCTACACCGGCGAGTTCGAGACCGCAGCGACCCTCGCCTACGTGAGCGCCGTCGACGGCGGGCTGGTGCTGCGCATGGAGCTCAAGCCCGAGACCAAGGCGGAGCTGGGCGAGGCCGTTCCGGACTACCCGCCGTTCCCGCTGGGCATCCTGCCCGGCGCGGGCGACGAGTACGTGATCACCAGCGGGCCCGCCAAGGGGCTGCGCGGCTACTTCGTGCTGGAGCCGGACGGCACGGCAAGCGCCGTCGACCTGAGCGGCCGCGTGCACACCCGGCGGCCGTGA
- a CDS encoding ABC transporter ATP-binding protein, producing MSELRFDAVSVRFGSLRHGMTAVDGVDLTVPDGQIVGLVGESGSGKSTLARAAAGLTPLSAGRILLDGSPLRYRGRARRPLQMVFQDPYSSLDPRMTVGASIAEAVPAEAGLRGAGRRAEVARLLEQVGMDPGRARAYPSQLSGGQRQRVALARALAGRPDVVIADEITSALDVSVQGTVLNLVRDLQRELRLSMLFISHNLAVVRYVADTIAVMYLGRIVEHGPADDVLRDPQHPYTRELLAAAPQPELTGLGPLESDPALRAVADAEPADPHRPPRGCRFHPRCPVGPLVLSGRDVCIETEPTGAGHRHGAACHFAGKSHPALEPTALEPTA from the coding sequence ATGAGTGAGCTGCGGTTCGACGCGGTCAGCGTGCGGTTCGGCAGCCTGCGGCACGGCATGACTGCTGTCGACGGTGTCGACCTGACCGTGCCCGACGGACAGATCGTCGGGCTCGTCGGCGAGTCCGGGTCCGGCAAGTCGACGCTCGCCCGCGCGGCCGCCGGCCTCACCCCGCTGTCGGCCGGCCGGATCCTGCTCGACGGCAGCCCACTGCGCTATCGCGGCCGCGCCCGCCGTCCACTGCAGATGGTCTTCCAGGACCCGTACTCCTCGCTCGACCCGCGGATGACCGTCGGCGCCTCGATCGCCGAGGCCGTTCCCGCCGAGGCCGGGCTGCGCGGCGCGGGCCGGCGCGCCGAGGTCGCGCGGCTGCTCGAGCAGGTCGGGATGGACCCCGGTCGCGCGCGGGCCTACCCCAGCCAGCTGTCCGGCGGGCAGCGGCAGCGGGTGGCGCTCGCCCGAGCGCTCGCCGGGCGACCGGACGTGGTCATCGCCGACGAGATCACCTCGGCGCTGGACGTCTCGGTGCAGGGCACCGTGCTGAACCTGGTGCGCGACCTGCAGCGGGAGCTGCGGCTGTCGATGCTGTTCATCTCGCACAACCTGGCCGTGGTGCGCTACGTCGCCGACACGATCGCGGTGATGTACCTCGGCCGGATCGTCGAGCACGGGCCGGCCGACGACGTGCTGCGCGACCCGCAGCACCCCTACACGCGCGAGCTGCTCGCCGCGGCGCCGCAGCCGGAACTGACCGGCCTCGGCCCGCTGGAGAGCGACCCGGCGCTGCGCGCGGTGGCCGATGCCGAACCCGCCGACCCGCACCGGCCGCCGCGCGGCTGCCGGTTCCACCCGCGCTGCCCGGTCGGCCCGCTCGTCCTGTCCGGACGGGACGTCTGCATCGAGACCGAACCGACCGGCGCCGGCCACCGCCACGGCGCCGCCTGCCACTTCGCCGGGAAATCGCACCCGGCGCTGGAACCCACGGCGCTGGAACCCACGGCGTGA
- a CDS encoding serine hydrolase domain-containing protein: protein MSNLNEIKTWLEGRLPALLAENEVPGAAVAVYAGGEVVDLAGGVLSKATGVEATADSLFQIGSITKVWTTTLVMQLVDEGLVELDEPVRTYLPEFVISDESAAKVITVRQLLSHQAGFEGDIFTDTGMGDDCVEKYVATLSDVDQLFAPGEMFSYNNAGFCVLGRMVEVLRGKPYDSCLREHLFTPLALTHAANGANEAILFRAAVGHIRPEPDAAPVPAPVWSLVRSNAPAGSSLAMRPRDLLAFAQLHLHSGTAADGTQVLSAASVKAMQERQVEVPDLGLMGNAWGLGWELFDWDGGPVIGHDGGTIGQSAFLRVVPEQNIAVALLTNGGDTFAVYTEIFGHVLRELAGIAMPALPTPPAEQLPFDAARFLGTYSCEVGDLTVSQDDEGRLWLQTLPKGAVAELVGESERVELLYLRENTLIPAKPDRGVHLPNVFLGDDGTGRALYLHAGRAIRRASPA, encoded by the coding sequence ATGTCGAACCTGAACGAGATCAAGACGTGGCTCGAGGGCCGGTTGCCCGCTCTGCTCGCCGAGAACGAGGTCCCCGGCGCGGCCGTCGCGGTGTACGCCGGCGGCGAGGTCGTCGACCTGGCCGGTGGGGTGCTGAGCAAGGCGACCGGGGTCGAGGCGACCGCGGACTCGCTGTTCCAGATCGGCTCGATCACCAAGGTCTGGACGACGACGCTGGTGATGCAGCTGGTCGACGAGGGGCTCGTCGAGCTGGACGAACCGGTACGCACCTACCTGCCCGAGTTCGTCATCTCCGACGAGTCGGCGGCAAAGGTGATCACGGTGCGCCAGCTGCTCAGCCACCAGGCCGGCTTCGAGGGCGACATCTTCACCGACACCGGCATGGGCGACGACTGCGTCGAGAAGTACGTCGCGACCCTGTCCGACGTCGACCAGCTGTTCGCGCCGGGGGAGATGTTCTCCTACAACAACGCCGGGTTCTGCGTACTCGGCCGCATGGTCGAGGTGCTGCGCGGCAAGCCGTACGACAGCTGCCTGCGCGAGCACCTGTTCACGCCGCTGGCTCTGACCCACGCCGCCAACGGGGCGAACGAGGCGATCCTGTTCCGCGCGGCGGTCGGGCACATCCGGCCGGAGCCGGACGCAGCGCCGGTGCCCGCACCGGTCTGGTCGCTGGTGCGCTCCAACGCCCCGGCCGGCTCGTCACTCGCGATGCGCCCGCGCGACCTGCTCGCCTTCGCGCAGCTGCACCTGCACTCCGGCACCGCCGCCGACGGCACCCAGGTGTTGAGCGCGGCGTCGGTCAAGGCCATGCAGGAGCGCCAGGTGGAGGTGCCCGACCTGGGGCTGATGGGCAACGCCTGGGGGCTGGGCTGGGAGCTGTTCGACTGGGACGGCGGCCCGGTGATCGGCCACGACGGCGGGACGATCGGGCAGAGCGCGTTCCTGCGCGTCGTGCCGGAGCAGAACATCGCCGTCGCCCTGCTCACCAACGGCGGCGACACGTTCGCCGTGTACACCGAGATCTTCGGCCACGTGCTGCGCGAGCTCGCCGGGATCGCGATGCCGGCGCTGCCCACCCCGCCGGCCGAGCAGCTGCCCTTCGACGCCGCACGCTTCCTCGGCACCTACTCGTGCGAGGTCGGCGACCTGACCGTCAGCCAGGACGACGAGGGCCGGCTGTGGCTGCAGACCCTGCCCAAGGGTGCGGTCGCCGAACTGGTCGGCGAGAGCGAGCGGGTCGAGCTTCTCTACCTGCGGGAGAACACGCTGATCCCGGCCAAGCCCGATCGTGGCGTGCACCTGCCGAACGTCTTCCTCGGCGACGACGGCACCGGCCGTGCCCTGTACCTGCACGCCGGCCGGGCCATCCGCCGCGCGAGCCCGGCGTAG
- a CDS encoding amidohydrolase family protein — MVIVLRGGRVVDPGTGLDQVADVLVDHGRIVGVGSDLPVPDGAELVDVSGMVVGPGFVDLHSHVHSIAGQRLQAMDGVTTALDLEAGLMPIELAYERAAQEGRPLNYGFSASWGDARAQVLLGRQPDATLESGLAVLGDRGWQRDSSPTELAAWLGLLERDLARGALGIGVLMGYAPRTDPAEFRAVAGLAARAGAPTFTHVRELVEADPTTPVDGSAEIAIAAAETGAAMHHCHVNSTSRRHVDRVLALLERTRSDGARVTVEAYPYGAGSTGIGAFFLDPERLHVWGLRPDSIVIVETGERVSDVVRLRDLRRTDPGAECIVEFLDESDADDQALLHRALAFPDAIVASDAMPVLWPGGTRESLEWPLPAGGRTHPRTAGTFARSLRRMVRETEAWTWLEAFRRCSYLPARVLDDIAPAARAKGHLGVGADADLVVLDPARVTDAATYLDSTRPSVGVRQLLVGGEFVVRGGALQAEALPGRPLRGEPR, encoded by the coding sequence CTGGTGATCGTGCTGCGCGGTGGCCGGGTCGTCGATCCCGGCACGGGTCTTGATCAGGTTGCCGACGTGCTCGTCGATCACGGACGGATCGTGGGCGTCGGCTCCGACCTGCCCGTGCCCGACGGCGCCGAACTCGTCGACGTCAGCGGCATGGTGGTCGGGCCCGGCTTCGTCGACCTGCACTCGCACGTGCACTCGATCGCCGGGCAGCGGCTGCAGGCGATGGACGGCGTGACGACCGCGCTCGACCTCGAGGCCGGGCTGATGCCGATCGAGCTCGCGTACGAGCGCGCCGCGCAGGAAGGGCGGCCGCTCAACTACGGCTTCTCGGCGTCGTGGGGCGATGCCCGCGCCCAGGTGCTGTTGGGCCGTCAGCCCGATGCGACGCTGGAGAGCGGCCTGGCCGTGCTCGGCGATCGCGGCTGGCAGCGCGACTCGTCGCCCACCGAACTCGCTGCCTGGCTGGGCCTGCTCGAACGCGACCTGGCCCGCGGCGCCCTGGGGATCGGCGTGCTGATGGGCTATGCGCCGCGCACCGACCCGGCCGAGTTCCGTGCCGTCGCCGGACTGGCCGCGCGGGCCGGCGCGCCCACGTTCACGCACGTGCGCGAGCTGGTCGAGGCCGACCCGACGACGCCCGTCGACGGCTCCGCGGAGATCGCGATCGCCGCGGCCGAGACCGGTGCCGCGATGCATCACTGCCACGTGAACAGCACGTCGCGCCGGCACGTCGACCGGGTGCTGGCGCTGTTGGAGCGCACCCGTTCGGACGGCGCACGGGTGACCGTGGAGGCCTATCCGTACGGCGCGGGCAGCACCGGGATCGGCGCGTTCTTCCTCGATCCGGAGCGGCTGCACGTCTGGGGGCTGCGGCCGGACAGCATCGTGATCGTCGAGACCGGCGAGCGGGTCAGCGACGTCGTGCGGCTGCGCGACCTGCGCCGCACCGATCCGGGCGCGGAGTGCATCGTCGAGTTCCTGGACGAGTCCGACGCCGACGACCAGGCGCTGCTGCACCGCGCGCTGGCCTTCCCGGACGCGATCGTGGCGAGCGACGCGATGCCGGTGCTGTGGCCCGGCGGCACGCGCGAGAGCCTGGAGTGGCCGCTGCCAGCGGGCGGACGCACGCACCCGCGCACCGCGGGCACGTTCGCCCGGTCGCTGCGGCGGATGGTGCGCGAGACCGAAGCATGGACCTGGCTGGAGGCGTTCCGCCGGTGCTCGTACCTGCCCGCGCGGGTGCTCGACGACATCGCGCCGGCTGCCCGGGCGAAGGGGCACCTCGGCGTCGGTGCGGACGCCGACCTGGTCGTGCTCGACCCGGCGCGGGTCACCGACGCGGCGACGTACCTCGACTCGACCCGCCCGTCCGTGGGTGTTCGGCAGTTGCTGGTAGGTGGCGAGTTCGTGGTGCGCGGCGGCGCACTGCAGGCCGAGGCGCTGCCCGGTCGGCCGCTACGCGGTGAACCGCGCTGA
- a CDS encoding ABC transporter permease — MTLAPRPLAGLAQNAWVRFAVRRAGRLVVSVWVLITASFMMIHLIPGDPVRAALGPTAPAALVRARRTSLGLDDPLLEQYWHYLRHLFSGDMGTSMISNLPVSETISDRLPATVELAVYAFLLAVVIAVPLGTVMAVLTRGGRGRRTELAFTSTSVVLAAVPEFLLGVALVYVFGVQLGWLPVAGRTGPDSYLLPVISLAVGPAAVLARIMRVELLSVLGADFIRTARAKRLPARLIYARHALPNAVTATLTLAGLLLSSLVAGTVLVENVFAWPGLGSTIVSSILAKDYPVVQGIVLVYGLGVLLVNLAVDVLLALLDPRSTIMEG, encoded by the coding sequence GTGACCCTCGCGCCGCGACCGCTCGCGGGCCTGGCGCAGAACGCATGGGTACGGTTCGCGGTCCGCCGGGCCGGGCGTCTCGTGGTGTCGGTGTGGGTGCTGATCACCGCGTCGTTCATGATGATCCATCTCATCCCGGGCGACCCGGTCCGCGCGGCGCTCGGGCCGACGGCACCCGCCGCCCTGGTGCGGGCGCGGCGCACCTCGCTCGGCCTGGACGACCCGCTGCTCGAGCAGTACTGGCACTACCTGCGCCACCTGTTCAGCGGGGACATGGGGACGTCGATGATCTCCAACCTTCCGGTGTCCGAGACCATCTCCGACCGGCTGCCCGCGACGGTCGAGCTGGCCGTGTACGCGTTCCTGCTCGCCGTCGTGATCGCGGTCCCGCTCGGGACGGTGATGGCGGTGCTGACGCGCGGCGGGCGTGGCCGGCGCACCGAGCTCGCGTTCACCTCGACCAGCGTGGTGCTCGCCGCCGTCCCGGAGTTCCTGCTCGGCGTCGCGCTGGTCTACGTGTTCGGCGTCCAGCTCGGCTGGCTGCCGGTCGCCGGGCGGACCGGCCCGGACTCGTACCTGCTGCCGGTGATCTCGCTCGCGGTTGGCCCGGCCGCCGTGCTCGCGCGCATCATGCGGGTCGAGCTGCTGAGCGTGCTCGGCGCCGACTTCATCCGTACCGCTCGTGCCAAGCGACTGCCCGCCCGGCTGATCTATGCGAGGCACGCGCTGCCCAACGCGGTTACCGCGACGCTGACGCTGGCCGGGCTGCTGCTCAGCTCGCTGGTCGCCGGCACCGTCCTCGTCGAGAACGTCTTCGCCTGGCCCGGGCTGGGCAGCACGATCGTCTCCTCGATCCTGGCCAAGGACTACCCGGTCGTGCAGGGGATCGTGCTGGTCTACGGCCTCGGCGTGCTGCTGGTGAACCTCGCGGTCGACGTCCTGCTCGCGCTCCTCGATCCCCGCTCCACGATCATGGAGGGCTGA